In Nitrospira sp., one genomic interval encodes:
- the exbB gene encoding TonB-system energizer ExbB, translating to MESLKGFVDYGIIGLLLALSVWAVAVAVERWVFYRRIDVRRYRSEQEFEVALTKRLVVIGTVAANAPYIGLLGTVLGIMLTFHTMGSSGTMAVQTIMVGLSLALKATAVGLLVAIPCVVLNNVLRRRVTELITQFKIQHGA from the coding sequence GTGGAGAGTCTCAAAGGCTTCGTTGATTACGGGATCATCGGGCTCCTCTTGGCCCTCAGTGTATGGGCCGTGGCGGTGGCCGTAGAGCGATGGGTGTTCTATCGCCGCATCGACGTTCGACGATACCGATCCGAACAGGAATTCGAAGTGGCCCTCACGAAACGGTTGGTCGTGATCGGAACCGTGGCGGCGAACGCCCCCTACATTGGCCTGCTGGGAACGGTGCTCGGCATCATGTTGACGTTCCACACGATGGGGTCGTCCGGCACCATGGCGGTTCAGACCATCATGGTCGGCCTGAGCTTGGCGCTCAAGGCCACCGCCGTCGGTCTGTTGGTCGCGATCCCCTGCGTCGTGCTCAACAACGTGCTCCGTCGGCGGGTCACGGAATTGATCACCCAGTTCAAGATTCAACATGGGGCGTGA
- a CDS encoding energy transducer TonB translates to MSLALPLDSSQRQRASLCWAFSMSFHGLLVGMAAVLLTEIPPPPPPTFKWDVAVVQSPPPPAAEPAPPPPVESQPPPTPQPVTPPKPKQVPVAKAQPVVRQVQAVQQPQPIQQVQPILETVPMQTAVPVHTAQAVQQVTTQRVEAVTQTVQETVSPTPEVTQTVVESTTVVEETAPAVQHSAPQAVASAEPVTRQAEVATQVAAVVSDVPAVESAPAPIEAPQQVQQAIVQRPVQTVQQRVVQQRAVQSRPGERPDYGWLSQALWSSVDQRKRYPAEAKRNHWEGRVILRLTIEQRGAAVHLLDLALEESSGHSVLDRHTLDMVRNAFPLKVKHQLAQSKLQLDLPFSYRME, encoded by the coding sequence ATGAGCCTGGCGCTGCCATTGGACTCGTCACAACGCCAGCGGGCCTCCCTCTGCTGGGCTTTTTCCATGTCGTTCCACGGCCTGCTCGTCGGCATGGCCGCCGTGCTGCTCACGGAAATACCACCTCCACCTCCGCCCACCTTCAAGTGGGACGTGGCGGTCGTGCAATCGCCGCCTCCTCCTGCGGCGGAACCGGCGCCCCCGCCGCCCGTCGAGTCGCAGCCGCCGCCGACGCCTCAGCCGGTCACACCACCGAAGCCCAAACAGGTGCCGGTCGCCAAGGCTCAGCCCGTCGTTCGGCAGGTGCAAGCGGTTCAGCAACCGCAACCGATTCAGCAGGTCCAGCCCATCCTGGAAACTGTGCCGATGCAGACCGCCGTGCCGGTGCACACCGCCCAGGCCGTTCAACAGGTCACCACCCAGCGGGTCGAAGCCGTCACCCAGACGGTCCAGGAAACCGTCAGCCCCACACCCGAAGTGACGCAGACGGTCGTGGAAAGCACCACGGTCGTCGAGGAAACGGCTCCCGCCGTACAGCACTCGGCACCCCAGGCCGTAGCCTCAGCCGAACCGGTCACCAGGCAAGCCGAGGTCGCCACGCAGGTCGCGGCGGTGGTGAGCGACGTTCCGGCAGTGGAATCGGCCCCCGCTCCGATTGAGGCCCCGCAGCAGGTCCAACAGGCGATCGTGCAACGGCCGGTCCAAACCGTGCAGCAGCGGGTCGTGCAGCAGCGGGCAGTACAATCGCGACCGGGGGAACGCCCCGACTACGGCTGGCTGTCTCAGGCTCTTTGGTCCTCGGTCGATCAACGCAAGCGTTACCCCGCCGAAGCCAAGCGGAACCACTGGGAAGGCCGCGTGATCCTTCGCCTCACGATCGAGCAACGCGGCGCGGCGGTCCATTTGCTCGATTTGGCGCTGGAAGAGAGTTCCGGCCATTCGGTGCTGGATCGCCATACGCTCGACATGGTGCGCAATGCCTTTCCCCTCAAGGTCAAACATCAATTGGCGCAATCGAAACTGCAGCTCGATCTTCCGTTTTCATACCGTATGGAATAA
- a CDS encoding S9 family peptidase — MPSRPFSVAATDRRHCWPSTLVRSLRSVRVVALSATVIMSVALIGGCRTPERQTSDPLPVEVMEDTPGRIPLKVFASLPLVRRMTLSPSGAHIASIQNTAAGKTYLVVTTYDGKDARRLLESDNKRYSIRWFDWVNDERLVVGVGADDGWSNLRWTETRLFAINRDGSNLKTDLISPSRDHNSFARGYLPQLQDRVIGKIPGDNRSVLIALDLDHHTYPDVYKLDVYTGRRELIERSTYGMRYWMADRQGVVRLGTAVEGTIVHILVKPVGQDRWQTLRKYDALREPDITPLGFDEDPNMLFVAQALDGRTAVYSIDISDPQVPPTLRASHATYDIEGGLIYSSWLKHVVGVHSRLDESASLYWNPDAKALQTRVDLALPGRINDIQDSSRNGRRHIVVSSHATQPPQWYLYDEDLNRLTLMMDAYPKLGPNELVEPIPVTLKARDGTVLHGYVTRPAQARQHAPLILLPHGGPASRNVLNFDYWTQFLASRGWAVLQVNFRGSSGYGKEFLQAGFQRWGLEMQDDLTDAAQYAIEQGIADPERICIVGGSYGGYAALMGVVKTQDLYRCAVSFAGVSDLRSLLKDKRQFLGYELGSERQLGAWWSDRDRLKATSPVNHADKIRTPLLIVHGAEDRTVPVEQSRAMVEALRDAGFTRLRYVELPDGDHYLSRQDDRVTFFREMERFLATHLDQAGAETGLRSSQ; from the coding sequence ATGCCGAGTCGTCCGTTTTCCGTAGCGGCCACCGATCGACGCCACTGTTGGCCGTCGACCCTTGTCCGGTCACTCCGGTCAGTGCGGGTCGTCGCGCTATCGGCCACGGTGATCATGTCGGTCGCGCTCATCGGAGGCTGCCGGACGCCTGAGCGGCAAACTTCCGACCCACTGCCGGTAGAAGTTATGGAAGATACCCCCGGTCGGATCCCCCTGAAGGTCTTTGCGTCCCTCCCGCTGGTACGCAGGATGACGTTGTCGCCCTCCGGGGCCCACATCGCCTCCATTCAAAATACTGCCGCGGGCAAGACCTATCTGGTGGTTACGACCTACGACGGCAAGGACGCTCGAAGACTCTTGGAGAGCGACAACAAGCGGTACTCGATTCGCTGGTTTGACTGGGTCAATGACGAACGGTTGGTGGTGGGCGTGGGGGCAGACGATGGGTGGAGCAATCTCCGGTGGACGGAGACGCGCCTCTTCGCCATCAATCGCGACGGGTCGAACCTCAAGACGGATCTGATCAGTCCGAGTCGCGACCATAACTCTTTTGCCAGGGGATATCTCCCGCAGTTGCAGGATAGGGTCATCGGCAAGATTCCCGGGGACAACCGATCCGTCCTGATCGCACTCGATCTCGACCACCACACCTATCCCGATGTCTACAAATTGGATGTATACACCGGCCGCCGGGAGTTGATCGAGAGGAGTACCTATGGGATGCGGTATTGGATGGCGGACCGACAGGGGGTCGTGCGGTTGGGAACGGCCGTTGAAGGGACCATCGTCCACATCTTGGTCAAACCGGTGGGACAGGATCGCTGGCAGACGTTGCGGAAGTATGACGCACTACGTGAACCGGATATCACGCCTTTGGGATTTGACGAGGATCCCAACATGCTCTTCGTCGCGCAAGCTCTGGACGGAAGAACCGCAGTCTACAGCATCGACATTTCTGACCCGCAGGTGCCGCCTACGCTCCGGGCATCCCATGCCACGTACGACATCGAGGGCGGTCTCATCTATTCGTCCTGGCTCAAACACGTTGTGGGTGTTCACAGTCGCCTAGACGAATCGGCCAGTCTCTATTGGAATCCTGATGCGAAAGCACTGCAGACCAGGGTCGATCTGGCCCTTCCTGGACGAATCAATGACATCCAGGACAGCAGTCGGAATGGTCGCCGACATATCGTCGTGTCCAGCCATGCGACCCAACCTCCTCAATGGTATCTGTACGACGAGGATCTCAACCGGCTCACGTTGATGATGGATGCGTATCCGAAGCTGGGCCCGAATGAACTGGTCGAGCCCATCCCGGTGACTCTTAAGGCCAGAGACGGCACGGTCTTGCATGGGTACGTGACTCGTCCGGCGCAGGCACGGCAGCACGCGCCGTTGATTTTGTTGCCTCACGGAGGACCGGCCAGTAGAAATGTGCTGAATTTTGATTACTGGACCCAGTTTCTCGCCAGTCGCGGCTGGGCCGTGCTGCAAGTGAACTTCAGGGGGTCCAGCGGTTACGGCAAGGAGTTTTTACAAGCGGGATTCCAGCGCTGGGGTCTCGAAATGCAGGACGATCTGACGGATGCCGCGCAATACGCGATCGAGCAGGGAATTGCCGACCCTGAACGCATCTGTATCGTGGGTGGAAGTTATGGGGGCTATGCGGCATTGATGGGAGTCGTCAAGACACAGGATTTGTACCGTTGCGCGGTGAGCTTTGCTGGAGTGTCGGACCTCCGCTCGCTACTGAAAGACAAACGGCAGTTTTTAGGGTATGAGCTGGGATCAGAGCGGCAGTTAGGCGCCTGGTGGTCCGATCGCGATCGGCTGAAGGCCACGTCTCCGGTCAATCACGCTGACAAGATACGCACCCCGCTCCTGATCGTGCACGGGGCGGAGGATCGGACCGTGCCGGTCGAACAATCCCGCGCGATGGTCGAGGCCCTGCGAGACGCAGGTTTCACCCGCCTGCGATATGTCGAACTGCCAGACGGCGATCATTACCTCAGCCGTCAAGACGACCGCGTCACGTTCTTTCGTGAAATGGAGCGGTTCCTCGCCACCCATCTCGATCAGGCCGGTGCGGAAACCGGACTTCGAAGCAGCCAGTGA
- a CDS encoding efflux RND transporter periplasmic adaptor subunit — MIPRRTTYLLLLALAAISAAYAVKWTGLTPVPASGVSGTPLTGTAVVLAPVTIDRIRHTIRAVGTLRANESIMVRPEIAGRIRQVWFQEGQTVEKDQLLIELDDSELQAELAQAAAQLKVSRLTYERLKQLDLDGKRYVPKQQLDEVAGALQVSQANHTLYATRLAKTKIRAPFSGITGIRRVSPGDFVGTGLDLVNLEDLAQLKIDFKVPETLLRHLAPGQPIELTTDAYPGETFHGTVYVIDPQVEMTTRSVQVRARIPNPQQRLRPGMFAQVLLTFGEEERALLIPEEAVMPKQNKTYVYLAREGTAQQREITLGTRTRGFVQVLSGLTEQDTVIRVGHHKLQEGDPIVALTEPAR; from the coding sequence ATGATTCCTCGTCGCACCACCTACCTGCTGCTCCTCGCGTTGGCGGCGATCTCCGCGGCATATGCTGTGAAATGGACCGGCCTCACGCCGGTCCCCGCCTCGGGCGTGTCCGGCACCCCGCTCACGGGCACGGCCGTCGTGCTCGCTCCGGTCACGATCGACCGCATCCGGCACACCATCCGGGCGGTCGGAACCCTGCGCGCCAACGAAAGCATCATGGTTCGCCCTGAGATCGCTGGACGCATCCGGCAGGTCTGGTTTCAAGAAGGGCAAACCGTGGAGAAGGACCAACTGCTGATCGAGTTGGATGATTCGGAACTCCAGGCCGAATTGGCGCAAGCTGCCGCGCAACTCAAAGTCAGCCGGCTCACCTATGAGCGGCTCAAGCAGCTCGATCTGGACGGCAAACGGTACGTGCCGAAACAGCAGCTCGATGAAGTGGCCGGCGCCCTGCAGGTCTCCCAAGCCAACCACACCCTCTATGCGACCAGACTGGCCAAGACGAAAATTCGCGCCCCCTTCTCCGGCATCACCGGTATCCGTCGCGTCTCACCGGGCGATTTCGTCGGCACGGGTCTCGACCTCGTGAACCTGGAAGACCTCGCCCAGCTCAAGATCGACTTCAAGGTACCGGAAACGCTGTTGCGCCATCTGGCGCCGGGCCAACCCATCGAGTTGACCACGGATGCCTACCCAGGCGAGACCTTCCACGGCACCGTCTACGTGATCGATCCGCAGGTCGAGATGACCACCAGATCCGTGCAGGTGCGCGCCCGCATTCCCAATCCGCAACAGCGTCTCCGTCCCGGCATGTTCGCCCAGGTCCTCCTCACGTTCGGTGAGGAAGAACGTGCGCTGCTGATTCCCGAAGAGGCCGTCATGCCGAAGCAGAACAAGACCTACGTCTACCTGGCGCGGGAGGGCACGGCACAACAACGGGAAATCACGCTGGGCACACGCACCAGAGGCTTCGTCCAGGTCCTCAGCGGACTCACGGAACAGGATACGGTCATCCGAGTCGGACACCACAAGCTGCAGGAGGGCGATCCGATCGTCGCCTTGACGGAGCCCGCTCGCTGA
- a CDS encoding biopolymer transporter ExbD — translation MGRELDQINVIPLVDVMLVLLVIVLTTATFITTGQVPVQLAKAQAASDRKDVPLVVTLTAEGTVFMNDQPVPPEGLRSLLNPHPRESSVLVRADRVTVLDRFVTIVDEIRGLGFQQVNLEVVRT, via the coding sequence ATGGGGCGTGAGCTGGATCAAATCAATGTGATCCCGCTGGTGGACGTGATGCTCGTCCTGCTGGTCATCGTCTTGACCACGGCCACGTTCATTACCACGGGGCAGGTACCCGTTCAGTTGGCGAAGGCGCAGGCCGCCTCGGACCGCAAGGACGTCCCGCTCGTCGTCACCTTGACGGCTGAAGGGACGGTCTTCATGAACGATCAGCCCGTTCCGCCGGAGGGATTGCGCAGCCTGCTCAATCCACACCCGCGGGAATCATCCGTGCTGGTGCGCGCCGATCGAGTGACGGTCCTGGATCGGTTCGTCACCATCGTGGATGAGATCCGAGGCCTAGGCTTTCAGCAAGTCAATCTGGAGGTGGTCCGCACATGA
- a CDS encoding efflux RND transporter permease subunit, which translates to MRLSALSIERPVLATVATLLLMLFGVLSFSRLPVREYPDITFPIVSVLTVYPSADAQLVETDITSVLEDALSGVEGLRTLRSTSREGLSTIGLEFALSRNLDAAANDVRDRVARVQHLLPQGIEAPLVMKEDSESDGIMWLAVISDRHSELDITDFAQRQLKDRLAPLPGVSSVVLDGERRYAMRIWLDPDRLASRLLTVQDVEDALRTQNVSMPTGRIESTQREFSVRMGGGLERPEQFNQLILAYRDGYPVRLQDVGLAEIAAEDERKLVRVNGKPAIGLGIMKQSKANTLETARAVKRTLPSLEALLPEGMQLVTAFDSSIYIERSLHEVYEAVALSVILVVLVVFLFLRSARATLIPTVAIPGSILGTFVLMQATGSSINTITLLGFVLAIGLVVDDAIVVVENVYRRIEQGLSPTEAALEGSREIGFAVISTTLTLAAVFFPIIFLPGIVGRLFSELGIAVAGSVLLSGFIALTLTPAMCARLLSRTVVAGSPSAGSALDSSAWLQWLTRRYRAALETALQWPSSVLLAALASLAVSGLLLWVLPSELAPLEDTGWFAIHVNTPEGSTLDYTDRYAKDTERTAARIPEMDSYYTVVARGWRPTQVTRAVTWVTLKDWSDRDRVQREIVEEVEPALSAIPGASVFALNPPPFNQEDSKTPVQLVVRGPAYDVLDKIMTQVRHDTVNHPALVNIESDLDLNKPELRVDINRDKAADLGIPVETIGRTLEVFLGGRKASMFMREGKEFPVIIQTQPHHRGTKSDIDRLHVRGTQGDLIPLSNLVSLSETVAPKQLNHYEKLRAATISAGVGPGSTLSQSVESLEQIIRTHLPPGASISYAGETKEFKESSGNLHFTFVLALLVVYLILAAQFESFRHPITVLVSVPPALAGALLALLLFRGTLNIYSEIGLMILIGLVTKNAILIVEFANQLRQDGRPTQVAIVEAAALRLRPIIMTTMSTILAALPLAMATGAGAAGRWHIGLVVINGLMLSTLLTLFLVPLIYTMLAELRWRGPVRQVKETDRPEVVALKPTQS; encoded by the coding sequence ATGAGACTGTCCGCCCTCTCCATCGAGCGTCCGGTCCTCGCCACCGTCGCGACGCTCCTCCTGATGTTGTTCGGCGTCTTATCCTTTTCGCGCCTGCCGGTGCGTGAGTACCCGGACATCACCTTTCCCATCGTCTCAGTCCTCACCGTCTACCCGAGCGCCGACGCCCAACTGGTTGAAACGGACATCACATCCGTGTTGGAGGACGCGCTCAGCGGCGTTGAGGGGCTCCGTACCCTGCGCTCGACCAGCCGCGAAGGGTTGTCCACCATCGGGCTCGAATTCGCGCTGTCGCGCAATCTGGATGCGGCGGCCAACGACGTGCGCGATCGTGTCGCCCGGGTGCAGCACCTGCTGCCGCAAGGCATCGAAGCGCCCCTGGTCATGAAGGAGGACAGCGAATCCGACGGGATCATGTGGCTTGCCGTGATCAGCGACCGTCACAGCGAGTTGGATATCACCGACTTCGCCCAACGTCAGCTGAAAGACCGGCTCGCGCCGCTGCCCGGCGTCTCCAGCGTGGTCCTCGACGGAGAGCGCCGGTATGCAATGCGCATCTGGTTGGACCCGGATCGGCTCGCCTCACGGCTCCTCACCGTGCAAGACGTCGAAGATGCCCTGCGGACACAGAACGTCTCCATGCCCACCGGCCGCATCGAGAGCACCCAGCGGGAGTTCAGTGTGCGGATGGGCGGCGGGTTGGAGCGCCCGGAGCAGTTCAATCAGTTGATTTTGGCCTATCGTGACGGCTACCCGGTCCGCCTGCAGGACGTGGGGCTCGCCGAAATCGCCGCGGAAGACGAGCGGAAGTTGGTGCGCGTCAACGGCAAACCGGCCATCGGGCTGGGCATCATGAAACAGTCGAAGGCGAATACGCTGGAGACCGCCCGCGCCGTCAAACGCACTCTCCCCTCTTTGGAAGCATTGCTCCCCGAAGGGATGCAGCTCGTCACCGCCTTCGACAGCTCGATCTACATCGAACGGTCACTGCACGAAGTGTACGAAGCCGTCGCACTGTCCGTGATCCTCGTCGTGCTGGTCGTGTTCCTGTTCTTGCGGAGCGCCCGGGCTACGCTGATCCCCACCGTCGCCATTCCCGGCTCGATTCTGGGCACCTTCGTCCTGATGCAAGCGACCGGCAGTTCGATCAACACGATCACATTGCTGGGCTTCGTGTTGGCCATCGGCCTGGTCGTGGACGACGCGATCGTCGTGGTGGAAAATGTCTACCGGCGCATCGAACAGGGCTTGAGCCCCACGGAAGCCGCCCTCGAAGGGAGCCGGGAAATCGGGTTCGCCGTGATCTCGACGACATTGACGCTCGCGGCGGTCTTCTTTCCGATCATCTTTCTCCCTGGTATCGTCGGCCGTCTGTTCTCCGAGTTGGGAATCGCCGTCGCCGGTTCCGTGCTGCTGTCGGGGTTCATCGCCCTGACCCTCACGCCGGCCATGTGCGCCCGCCTGTTGAGTCGAACCGTCGTCGCCGGCTCGCCGTCAGCGGGGTCAGCGTTGGATAGTTCCGCCTGGCTGCAATGGCTCACTCGGCGCTATCGCGCAGCCTTGGAGACGGCCCTGCAGTGGCCCTCTTCGGTGCTGCTTGCAGCCCTTGCCTCCTTGGCCGTAAGCGGTCTGCTGCTCTGGGTCCTTCCGAGCGAACTGGCGCCCCTGGAAGATACCGGCTGGTTCGCGATCCACGTCAACACCCCGGAGGGGTCCACCCTCGACTACACGGACCGTTATGCCAAGGACACTGAGAGGACGGCCGCACGCATTCCGGAGATGGATTCCTACTACACCGTGGTCGCGCGAGGTTGGCGCCCGACGCAGGTGACCCGCGCCGTCACCTGGGTGACGCTGAAGGACTGGTCCGATCGCGACCGGGTGCAGCGAGAGATCGTCGAGGAGGTGGAACCGGCCTTGTCGGCCATTCCCGGCGCCAGCGTCTTTGCGCTGAACCCACCGCCTTTCAACCAGGAAGACAGTAAGACGCCGGTGCAACTGGTGGTCCGCGGCCCGGCCTACGATGTCTTGGACAAGATCATGACGCAGGTCCGCCATGACACGGTGAACCATCCGGCGTTGGTGAACATCGAGAGCGACCTTGACCTCAACAAGCCCGAGTTGCGAGTCGACATCAACCGGGACAAGGCCGCCGACCTCGGCATCCCAGTCGAGACGATCGGCCGGACATTGGAAGTCTTCCTGGGCGGACGGAAAGCCTCCATGTTCATGCGCGAGGGGAAGGAATTTCCCGTCATCATCCAGACGCAGCCTCACCACCGTGGAACCAAATCGGATATCGACCGCCTTCACGTCCGCGGGACCCAGGGCGATTTGATTCCGCTCAGCAACCTCGTCTCATTGAGCGAGACCGTCGCCCCGAAACAGCTCAATCACTACGAAAAGCTGCGCGCCGCCACGATCAGCGCCGGGGTCGGTCCCGGCTCCACCCTCAGCCAATCGGTGGAGTCATTGGAGCAGATTATCCGCACACACCTCCCCCCCGGTGCCAGCATCAGTTACGCAGGCGAAACCAAAGAGTTCAAGGAGTCGTCCGGCAACCTGCACTTCACCTTCGTGTTGGCCCTGCTGGTCGTCTATCTCATCCTGGCCGCGCAGTTCGAGAGCTTCCGCCACCCGATCACCGTCCTCGTGTCGGTGCCGCCGGCTCTGGCCGGCGCGTTGCTGGCCCTGTTGCTGTTTCGAGGAACGTTGAACATCTACAGCGAAATCGGCTTGATGATCCTGATCGGGCTCGTCACGAAGAACGCCATCCTCATTGTCGAGTTTGCCAATCAGCTGCGACAGGACGGCCGTCCGACTCAGGTTGCCATCGTCGAAGCCGCAGCCTTGCGCCTGCGTCCCATCATCATGACGACGATGTCCACCATCCTGGCCGCCCTCCCACTGGCGATGGCCACGGGCGCAGGCGCAGCCGGGCGGTGGCACATCGGCCTGGTGGTCATCAACGGCCTCATGCTGTCGACGCTGCTGACCCTGTTCCTGGTGCCGTTGATCTATACGATGTTGGCCGAGCTGCGTTGGCGAGGTCCCGTGCGGCAGGTGAAGGAAACGGACCGCCCGGAGGTCGTGGCGCTTAAGCCGACGCAGTCCTGA